The following are encoded in a window of Mustela nigripes isolate SB6536 chromosome 3, MUSNIG.SB6536, whole genome shotgun sequence genomic DNA:
- the METTL21A gene encoding protein N-lysine methyltransferase METTL21A isoform X7, with product MALVPYEETAGVGLQKFHKPLATFSFASHTIQIRQDWRQLGVAAVVWDAAVVLCTYLEMGAVELRGCSAVELGAGTGLVGIVAALLGECHTLALLGTIT from the exons ATGGCCCTGGTGCCCTATGAGGAGACAGCGGGAGTGGGCTTGCAGAAATTCCACAAGCCTCTCGCCACCTTCTCCTTTGCCAGCCACACCATCCAGATCCGGCAGGACTGGAGACAGCTGGGAGTCGCAGCCGTGGTGTGGGACGCG GCTGTCGTTCTTTGCACGTATCTGGAGATGGGAGCTGTGGAGCTGCGGGGCTGCTCTGCTGTGGAGCTGGGCGCCGGCACCGGGCTGGTGGGCATAGTGGCGGCCCTGCTGGGTGAGTGCCATACGTTGGCCCTGCTGG
- the METTL21A gene encoding protein N-lysine methyltransferase METTL21A isoform X9, whose product MALVPYEETAGVGLQKFHKPLATFSFASHTIQIRQDWRQLGVAAVVWDAAVVLCTYLEMGAVELRGCSAVELGAGTGLVGIVAALLGTIT is encoded by the exons ATGGCCCTGGTGCCCTATGAGGAGACAGCGGGAGTGGGCTTGCAGAAATTCCACAAGCCTCTCGCCACCTTCTCCTTTGCCAGCCACACCATCCAGATCCGGCAGGACTGGAGACAGCTGGGAGTCGCAGCCGTGGTGTGGGACGCG GCTGTCGTTCTTTGCACGTATCTGGAGATGGGAGCTGTGGAGCTGCGGGGCTGCTCTGCTGTGGAGCTGGGCGCCGGCACCGGGCTGGTGGGCATAGTGGCGGCCCTGCTGG
- the METTL21A gene encoding protein N-lysine methyltransferase METTL21A isoform X6, producing the protein MALVPYEETAGVGLQKFHKPLATFSFASHTIQIRQDWRQLGVAAVVWDAAVVLCTYLEMGAVELRGCSAVELGAGTGLVGIVAALLGECHTLALLGLLT; encoded by the exons ATGGCCCTGGTGCCCTATGAGGAGACAGCGGGAGTGGGCTTGCAGAAATTCCACAAGCCTCTCGCCACCTTCTCCTTTGCCAGCCACACCATCCAGATCCGGCAGGACTGGAGACAGCTGGGAGTCGCAGCCGTGGTGTGGGACGCG GCTGTCGTTCTTTGCACGTATCTGGAGATGGGAGCTGTGGAGCTGCGGGGCTGCTCTGCTGTGGAGCTGGGCGCCGGCACCGGGCTGGTGGGCATAGTGGCGGCCCTGCTGGGTGAGTGCCATACGTTGGCCCTGCTGG GTCTGTTGACttga
- the METTL21A gene encoding protein N-lysine methyltransferase METTL21A isoform X4, whose protein sequence is MALVPYEETAGVGLQKFHKPLATFSFASHTIQIRQDWRQLGVAAVVWDAAVVLCTYLEMGAVELRGCSAVELGAGTGLVGIVAALLGAHVTITDRKVALEFLKSNVQANLPPHIQPNAVVKELTWGQNLGSYSPGEFDLILGADIIYLEETFADLLQTLEHLSSKRSVILLACRIRYERDNNFLAMLERQFTVSKVHYDSEKDVHIYRAQKRNQREDL, encoded by the exons ATGGCCCTGGTGCCCTATGAGGAGACAGCGGGAGTGGGCTTGCAGAAATTCCACAAGCCTCTCGCCACCTTCTCCTTTGCCAGCCACACCATCCAGATCCGGCAGGACTGGAGACAGCTGGGAGTCGCAGCCGTGGTGTGGGACGCG GCTGTCGTTCTTTGCACGTATCTGGAGATGGGAGCTGTGGAGCTGCGGGGCTGCTCTGCTGTGGAGCTGGGCGCCGGCACCGGGCTGGTGGGCATAGTGGCGGCCCTGCTGG GTGCTCATGTGACTATCACGGACCGAAAAGTAGCATTAGAATTTCTTAAGTCAAATGTTCAAGCCAACTTACCTCCCCATATCCAACCCAATGCTGTTGTTAAGGAGCTGACGTGGGGACAAAATTTGGGGAGTTATTCACCTGGAGAATTTGACCTGATACTTGGAGCTGATATCATATATTTAGAGGAAACTTTTGCAGATCTTCTTCAGACTTTGGAACATCTCAGTAGCAAGCGCTCCGTGATTCTTTTAGCTTGCCGAATTCGCTATGAACGGGACAACAACTTCTTAGCGATGCTGGAGAGGCAATTTACTGTGAGTAAGGTTCACTATGATTCTGAAAAAGATGTACATATATACAGAGCACAGAAGAGAAACCAGAGGGAGGACTTATAG
- the METTL21A gene encoding protein N-lysine methyltransferase METTL21A isoform X8, which produces MALVPYEETAGVGLQKFHKPLATFSFASHTIQIRQDWRQLGVAAVVWDAAVVLCTYLEMGAVELRGCSAVELGAGTGLVGIVAALLGLLT; this is translated from the exons ATGGCCCTGGTGCCCTATGAGGAGACAGCGGGAGTGGGCTTGCAGAAATTCCACAAGCCTCTCGCCACCTTCTCCTTTGCCAGCCACACCATCCAGATCCGGCAGGACTGGAGACAGCTGGGAGTCGCAGCCGTGGTGTGGGACGCG GCTGTCGTTCTTTGCACGTATCTGGAGATGGGAGCTGTGGAGCTGCGGGGCTGCTCTGCTGTGGAGCTGGGCGCCGGCACCGGGCTGGTGGGCATAGTGGCGGCCCTGCTGG GTCTGTTGACttga
- the METTL21A gene encoding protein N-lysine methyltransferase METTL21A isoform X5: protein MALVPYEETAGVGLQKFHKPLATFSFASHTIQIRQDWRQLGVAAVVWDAAVVLCTYLEMGAVELRGCSAVELGAGTGLVGIVAALLVKLGFWEMKPFVKSWSVEPGESNQAPQTLRSFIIFP, encoded by the exons ATGGCCCTGGTGCCCTATGAGGAGACAGCGGGAGTGGGCTTGCAGAAATTCCACAAGCCTCTCGCCACCTTCTCCTTTGCCAGCCACACCATCCAGATCCGGCAGGACTGGAGACAGCTGGGAGTCGCAGCCGTGGTGTGGGACGCG GCTGTCGTTCTTTGCACGTATCTGGAGATGGGAGCTGTGGAGCTGCGGGGCTGCTCTGCTGTGGAGCTGGGCGCCGGCACCGGGCTGGTGGGCATAGTGGCGGCCCTGCTGG TGAAACTGGGGTTCTGGGAGATGAAGCCCTTTGTGAAGTCCTGGTCAGTGGAGCCCGGAGAGTCAAACCAGGCTCCTCAGACACTGCGGtcctttattatctttccttGA
- the METTL21A gene encoding protein N-lysine methyltransferase METTL21A isoform X3, with the protein MALVPYEETAGVGLQKFHKPLATFSFASHTIQIRQDWRQLGVAAVVWDAAVVLCTYLEMGAVELRGCSAVELGAGTGLVGIVAALLGECHTLALLGAHVTITDRKVALEFLKSNVQANLPPHIQPNAVVKELTWGQNLGSYSPGEFDLILGADIIYLEETFADLLQTLEHLSSKRSVILLACRIRYERDNNFLAMLERQFTVSKVHYDSEKDVHIYRAQKRNQREDL; encoded by the exons ATGGCCCTGGTGCCCTATGAGGAGACAGCGGGAGTGGGCTTGCAGAAATTCCACAAGCCTCTCGCCACCTTCTCCTTTGCCAGCCACACCATCCAGATCCGGCAGGACTGGAGACAGCTGGGAGTCGCAGCCGTGGTGTGGGACGCG GCTGTCGTTCTTTGCACGTATCTGGAGATGGGAGCTGTGGAGCTGCGGGGCTGCTCTGCTGTGGAGCTGGGCGCCGGCACCGGGCTGGTGGGCATAGTGGCGGCCCTGCTGGGTGAGTGCCATACGTTGGCCCTGCTGG GTGCTCATGTGACTATCACGGACCGAAAAGTAGCATTAGAATTTCTTAAGTCAAATGTTCAAGCCAACTTACCTCCCCATATCCAACCCAATGCTGTTGTTAAGGAGCTGACGTGGGGACAAAATTTGGGGAGTTATTCACCTGGAGAATTTGACCTGATACTTGGAGCTGATATCATATATTTAGAGGAAACTTTTGCAGATCTTCTTCAGACTTTGGAACATCTCAGTAGCAAGCGCTCCGTGATTCTTTTAGCTTGCCGAATTCGCTATGAACGGGACAACAACTTCTTAGCGATGCTGGAGAGGCAATTTACTGTGAGTAAGGTTCACTATGATTCTGAAAAAGATGTACATATATACAGAGCACAGAAGAGAAACCAGAGGGAGGACTTATAG